One stretch of Alcaligenes aquatilis DNA includes these proteins:
- a CDS encoding TetR/AcrR family transcriptional regulator: MSASTLGQRGPTEHHRREQIIEQANAHFRLYGYRKTSVASLAKSIGVSSAYLYRFFDSKQAIGQAICHSVLNGMHVQLQQIVEGDLPPIERLRHFIETACNLSLELFLREGRMQEVVIEALQNNWATVDQHREDLLTQITALVRAGRESGDFERRTPLDEVVQGILFALTACLHPVLLEIHPPEKTRQGLLVVTQLILRSLMP; the protein is encoded by the coding sequence ATGTCCGCCAGCACCTTGGGCCAGCGAGGCCCGACCGAGCACCATCGCCGCGAACAGATTATTGAGCAGGCCAATGCTCATTTCCGGCTCTACGGATATCGCAAGACCTCGGTTGCCAGTCTGGCCAAGTCCATAGGCGTATCCAGCGCCTATCTCTATCGTTTTTTCGACTCCAAACAGGCCATTGGCCAAGCAATTTGTCATTCCGTGCTCAATGGCATGCACGTGCAACTGCAGCAAATTGTTGAAGGCGATTTACCGCCTATTGAACGCCTGCGCCATTTCATTGAAACCGCCTGCAATCTAAGCCTGGAGCTGTTCTTGCGGGAAGGCCGCATGCAAGAGGTGGTGATTGAGGCTCTGCAAAACAACTGGGCCACAGTCGACCAGCACAGAGAGGATTTGCTGACCCAAATTACCGCACTGGTGCGTGCGGGTCGGGAAAGTGGCGACTTTGAGCGTCGTACTCCCCTGGACGAAGTGGTCCAAGGCATCTTGTTTGCCTTGACCGCCTGCCTGCACCCCGTCTTGCTAGAAATACACCCCCCTGAAAAAACCCGTCAAGGCTTGCTGGTGGTCACCCAGCTAATCCTGCGCAGCCTGATGCCCTGA
- the lnt gene encoding apolipoprotein N-acyltransferase: MNKADSKPLPQALSVALLLVLGGLHALSFSIGPLPSWLLPFYQITLLAIACSQIMGSRSVRQAFGRSYLFGLGHFGVGIYWLYISMHQYGGMPSWMAALGVLLLAAALALFPALASAVWQRLRPKHDSDSWLPRLLLSAGWASCWALSEWLRGNLLTGFPWLNIGYAHAEGMFTGWAPVVGVYGLAWLSAFSAAVIAQFAASKDKNQSPSSAIGIGIAMIFGLIGISLPHIAWVQSHGAPFIARLVQGNVDQSAKFGPDMSEGIERYYELANLPAKSPEDAPRLIVLPETVIPILQNRLESSFWLRWTELAQRRQANLVLGVPMDRGTVNGKLSYTNSALLISPETQPQDIINSTASYYDKHHLVPFGEFIPTGFQWFVDMMNIPLGDFHRGALPQAPFKMAEGRVAPNICYEDVFGEEIIRAVQGGPDQEGATLLLNISNLGWFGDSWALSQHLQISRMRALETGRPMLRATNTGMTAAIDPYGRIRAVLPPLTPGVLDVEVQGTTGLTPYVKYGNLPFLIWAGLILLVFAWRSRRHQP; encoded by the coding sequence TTGAACAAAGCTGATTCCAAACCCTTACCCCAGGCGCTAAGCGTCGCTTTATTGCTGGTCCTGGGGGGCTTGCACGCCCTATCCTTCTCCATTGGCCCGCTGCCATCCTGGCTTCTGCCCTTCTACCAGATCACCTTGCTGGCTATCGCCTGCTCACAGATCATGGGCTCCAGGTCGGTGCGCCAAGCGTTTGGACGCAGCTACTTGTTTGGGCTTGGCCATTTTGGTGTAGGAATTTACTGGCTATACATCAGCATGCACCAATATGGTGGCATGCCTTCCTGGATGGCCGCTTTGGGTGTTCTATTGCTAGCCGCTGCCCTGGCCCTCTTTCCGGCCCTGGCTTCAGCGGTCTGGCAAAGATTGCGACCCAAGCACGATAGTGATTCCTGGTTACCACGATTGCTATTGTCCGCAGGCTGGGCAAGCTGTTGGGCACTCAGCGAATGGCTGCGCGGCAATTTACTCACTGGTTTTCCTTGGCTCAATATCGGCTACGCCCACGCGGAAGGGATGTTTACCGGCTGGGCACCCGTTGTGGGTGTATATGGTCTGGCCTGGTTGTCGGCTTTCAGTGCCGCTGTGATTGCCCAATTTGCCGCGTCCAAAGACAAGAACCAAAGCCCGTCCAGCGCGATCGGCATTGGTATCGCCATGATTTTCGGCCTGATCGGCATCAGCCTGCCGCATATTGCCTGGGTCCAATCGCATGGCGCGCCCTTTATTGCCCGCCTGGTGCAAGGCAATGTCGACCAAAGCGCCAAGTTCGGCCCTGATATGAGCGAGGGCATAGAGCGTTACTACGAGCTGGCGAACTTGCCCGCCAAATCCCCCGAAGACGCTCCGCGACTGATCGTTCTACCTGAAACCGTCATCCCTATCTTGCAAAACCGCTTAGAGAGCAGCTTCTGGCTGCGCTGGACGGAACTGGCACAGCGACGTCAAGCCAATCTGGTGCTGGGCGTCCCCATGGACCGTGGCACCGTCAACGGTAAGCTCAGCTATACCAATAGCGCTTTGCTGATCAGTCCCGAAACGCAGCCCCAAGACATCATCAACAGCACGGCCAGCTACTACGACAAGCATCATCTGGTGCCTTTTGGTGAATTCATCCCCACCGGCTTTCAGTGGTTTGTGGACATGATGAACATCCCCCTGGGGGATTTCCATCGCGGCGCTTTACCTCAAGCCCCCTTCAAAATGGCAGAGGGCCGAGTGGCCCCCAACATCTGTTATGAAGACGTGTTTGGCGAAGAGATCATCCGGGCTGTCCAAGGCGGCCCTGATCAGGAAGGTGCCACTTTGCTGCTGAACATCAGCAATCTGGGTTGGTTCGGCGATTCCTGGGCTTTGAGCCAACATTTGCAAATCTCCCGCATGCGGGCTTTGGAAACTGGCCGCCCCATGCTACGTGCGACCAATACCGGCATGACAGCCGCCATTGATCCTTATGGCCGGATTCGCGCAGTCTTGCCACCGTTGACCCCAGGTGTGCTGGATGTGGAAGTACAAGGCACCACCGGCCTGACGCCCTATGTCAAGTACGGCAATTTGCCCTTTTTGATTTGGGCGGGTCTGATTCTGCTTGTTTTCGCCTGGCGGTCTCGCCGCCACCAACCTTAA
- a CDS encoding EAL domain-containing protein codes for MSALLIWVLLAWLLLISATVTVIYKQNQAQTRLQASSGLLRQLSDISYSVALAVPSSSTPARLRQVDQQFQGVVHLLREGGMVDGVMLLPLDKPLLGLVSQLTNEWQRRLMRLDFPVSSEQVLLPAASLNAEDSLFRHNTQQLLDAFEASRESTLAQHRWTVFFMLSLDLVALCLFYFMLRAWAADPLRQLMTQGHAFTNGNYRAKSTSSGTSETRYLSQILNACGLKIQQLDAQLSIQQRHLSQLNAIYRSLSHNPLLGVYISRDGRFDFVNKKLAETLGYSRSQLRQEFTVDQVFLSPRFPSLTQVVPDSRSGGSSLRYETRALRYDGKSIDVEICAIPIQLDGRMAVVAVVQDITTRVRNEVTGRLAAVVYENTCEAIVVTDRFGHVVDANPAFSRITGYELDEVRGRTLSILNSGRQDNEFYRKMWREILETGRWQGDIWNRRKNGEDFAERLTISTAWNPDGTVYRHIGLFTDITSHKKREAQMWKQAHYDHLTGLPNRQMFQDRLQQARERSRRTGLPFALIFMDLDFFKDVNDSLGHEKGDVLLQEVAQRLQRCVRVTDTVARIGGDEFTVIISDISDTSIVERTCRCLLDTIEEPFQLDNNSVSVSASVGITLFPEDGDDAGQLLKNADMAMYAAKACGRNQYCRFLPAMSEAVEARLRFSQDLQNALSEQQFQLYYQPIVDLRTGRVTRAEALIRWEHPQLGLVPPSEFIPFSEDSGLIVLIGEWVFETAAQAAVQLRQELDPAFRVSLNVSPAQFKLNGSCAREWVQYLQAEGIPGDALVVEITERLLLDDQGQALQQLSFLREYGMSVALDDFGTGYSSLSHLKRFSINVLKIDQCYIRNLALSSEDLVLTQAMIVMAQKLGLHVVAEGVTTQEQLDLLNGAGCDFMQGYLCSAPIPANEFVDWCKAWNQRQAGGFVGRFNITANAPQTLQ; via the coding sequence TTGAGTGCCTTGCTGATTTGGGTGCTGTTGGCCTGGTTGTTGTTGATCTCGGCAACGGTTACGGTCATTTACAAGCAGAATCAGGCACAGACGCGTCTGCAAGCCAGTAGCGGCCTCTTGCGCCAGCTCTCGGATATCAGCTATTCCGTCGCCTTGGCGGTACCGTCCAGTTCAACCCCCGCTCGCTTGCGTCAAGTGGATCAACAGTTCCAGGGGGTAGTGCATCTGCTCAGAGAAGGGGGCATGGTCGATGGCGTCATGCTGCTGCCGTTGGACAAACCCTTGCTGGGGCTGGTGTCACAGCTGACCAATGAATGGCAGCGGCGTTTGATGCGTCTGGACTTTCCGGTCAGCTCGGAACAGGTGCTCTTGCCGGCTGCCAGCCTGAATGCGGAAGACTCCCTGTTTCGCCATAATACCCAGCAATTGCTGGATGCCTTTGAGGCCTCACGCGAAAGTACACTGGCTCAGCACCGCTGGACCGTGTTTTTCATGTTGAGTCTGGATTTGGTCGCTTTGTGCCTGTTTTACTTCATGTTGCGTGCCTGGGCTGCCGATCCCTTGCGACAGTTGATGACCCAAGGGCATGCCTTTACGAATGGTAATTATCGGGCCAAAAGTACCAGTTCCGGTACCAGCGAAACGCGCTATTTGTCGCAAATTTTGAATGCCTGCGGTTTGAAGATCCAACAGCTGGATGCACAGCTTTCTATTCAGCAACGTCATTTATCTCAGCTCAACGCCATATACCGTAGTTTGAGTCACAACCCTTTATTGGGGGTTTATATATCTCGCGATGGCCGCTTTGATTTCGTCAATAAAAAGCTTGCTGAAACATTGGGCTATAGCCGTTCACAATTGCGTCAGGAGTTCACGGTTGATCAAGTTTTTTTGTCACCTCGATTCCCGTCCCTGACACAAGTAGTGCCTGATTCGCGTTCTGGTGGTAGCAGTTTGCGTTATGAAACACGGGCATTGCGCTATGACGGCAAATCCATTGATGTAGAGATTTGTGCTATTCCCATCCAACTGGACGGACGTATGGCCGTGGTGGCGGTGGTGCAGGACATCACCACTCGGGTGCGCAATGAGGTGACAGGGCGCTTGGCCGCCGTAGTGTATGAGAACACCTGTGAAGCTATCGTGGTGACGGATCGTTTTGGTCATGTGGTCGATGCCAACCCGGCTTTCAGCCGCATTACGGGCTATGAGCTGGACGAAGTTCGTGGCCGTACCCTGTCTATTTTGAATTCCGGACGGCAGGACAACGAGTTCTATCGCAAGATGTGGCGCGAGATCTTAGAGACGGGGCGGTGGCAGGGTGATATCTGGAATCGTCGCAAGAATGGTGAGGACTTTGCCGAACGTTTGACTATCAGTACCGCCTGGAATCCGGATGGTACGGTGTATCGCCACATTGGCTTGTTCACCGACATTACCAGTCATAAAAAGCGTGAAGCGCAGATGTGGAAGCAAGCGCATTACGATCATTTGACGGGTTTGCCCAACCGTCAGATGTTCCAGGATCGTTTGCAGCAAGCTCGAGAACGCTCCCGCCGCACCGGTTTGCCCTTTGCGCTCATCTTTATGGATCTGGATTTTTTCAAGGATGTGAACGACTCCTTGGGGCACGAAAAGGGCGACGTACTTTTGCAGGAAGTGGCGCAGCGCTTGCAGCGCTGCGTGCGGGTAACGGATACCGTGGCCAGAATTGGCGGGGACGAGTTTACTGTCATCATCTCGGATATCAGTGATACTTCAATTGTGGAACGTACTTGTCGCTGTTTGCTGGATACGATTGAGGAGCCGTTTCAGTTGGACAATAACTCGGTATCCGTCTCTGCCAGCGTGGGCATTACTCTGTTTCCCGAGGATGGCGACGATGCTGGGCAGCTTTTGAAAAATGCGGATATGGCCATGTACGCCGCCAAGGCGTGTGGCCGCAATCAATACTGCCGCTTTTTGCCTGCCATGAGCGAAGCCGTGGAGGCACGGCTTCGGTTCTCCCAGGATTTGCAAAACGCCTTGAGCGAGCAGCAGTTTCAGCTTTATTACCAACCCATTGTGGATTTGCGTACCGGGCGTGTCACGCGTGCCGAGGCTCTGATTCGCTGGGAGCACCCGCAACTGGGCTTGGTGCCACCGTCAGAGTTCATCCCCTTTTCCGAGGATTCCGGGCTGATTGTCCTGATCGGTGAGTGGGTGTTTGAGACGGCTGCTCAGGCCGCTGTTCAGCTACGACAAGAGTTGGACCCTGCCTTCAGAGTCAGTTTGAATGTATCGCCTGCACAATTCAAACTGAATGGCTCTTGTGCGCGCGAATGGGTGCAGTATTTGCAAGCCGAAGGTATCCCGGGCGATGCGCTGGTGGTAGAAATTACCGAGCGCTTGCTGTTGGACGATCAAGGGCAGGCTTTGCAACAACTAAGCTTCTTGCGTGAATACGGTATGAGTGTGGCGCTGGATGATTTTGGTACGGGATATTCGTCTCTGTCGCACCTGAAGCGGTTTTCTATCAATGTGCTCAAAATCGACCAGTGCTATATCCGCAATCTGGCATTGAGTAGCGAGGATCTGGTACTGACCCAGGCCATGATCGTCATGGCCCAAAAGCTGGGCTTGCATGTCGTGGCAGAAGGGGTGACCACTCAAGAGCAGCTGGATTTGTTGAACGGCGCGGGATGCGACTTCATGCAGGGCTATTTGTGTTCCGCACCTATCCCAGCCAATGAATTTGTGGACTGGTGTAAAGCCTGGAACCAAAGGCAGGCAGGCGGGTTCGTGGGGCGATTCAATATCACCGCCAATGCTCCCCAGACTTTGCAGTAG